One Bifidobacterium angulatum DSM 20098 = JCM 7096 DNA window includes the following coding sequences:
- a CDS encoding amidohydrolase, with the protein MVIRNGGITAIAPGAAGRNQDLDAFDAEGMWIIPGLWDCHTHFTQWSYTLGRLDLIEARSAHEAMDMLRGHVSQLRSEGRLDPNRYVVGMRFRHSLWADDEQPTLAAIDAVAGDQPVALSSADMHCGWVNSAAARKLGVQVGESGLVGELEWFDAYCRLDDAPGAAEELDRLLREAEHDAAGKGVVGIRDYEMAENINTWIGRFANGINGLRVQAGVYPERLHQAIDDGWHTGDELPGSNGLGHVGAMKLISDGSLNTRSAYCSTPYSGIEPETFGTMSYTPEQIESYMFVAAKHGFDIACHAIGDEANTIVLDCAERAGARGSIEHAQMLKPVDIPRFAKLGLAASIQPQHAMDDRDVITRFWGHPAGIPYAFRALHDAGARLLMGSDAPVAPLDPWMAISAAVFGTENSNREPFQPEQCLDFGTALASSTQVGRERLKAGDAADLVLLDRDPSTVGTPEEMRAMPRHVQATMLAGRWTYRK; encoded by the coding sequence ATGGTGATACGCAATGGGGGCATCACTGCCATCGCTCCTGGTGCGGCGGGTCGGAATCAAGATCTCGACGCGTTCGATGCCGAGGGGATGTGGATCATCCCCGGCCTGTGGGATTGTCACACGCATTTCACACAGTGGTCCTACACGCTGGGGCGGCTGGATCTTATCGAGGCTCGCAGCGCGCATGAGGCGATGGATATGCTACGCGGCCATGTGTCGCAGCTGCGATCCGAAGGGCGTTTGGATCCGAACCGGTATGTGGTGGGCATGCGGTTCCGTCATTCGTTGTGGGCCGATGACGAACAGCCCACGCTTGCCGCCATCGATGCGGTTGCGGGCGATCAGCCCGTGGCGTTGTCCAGCGCGGATATGCATTGCGGTTGGGTGAATTCGGCGGCGGCGCGCAAGCTTGGCGTGCAGGTCGGCGAATCCGGTCTGGTAGGCGAATTGGAATGGTTCGACGCGTACTGCCGTCTTGATGATGCGCCGGGTGCGGCCGAGGAACTGGATCGTCTGTTGCGTGAAGCCGAACACGACGCCGCAGGCAAGGGCGTCGTCGGCATTCGGGATTACGAAATGGCCGAAAACATCAATACATGGATCGGTCGATTCGCTAACGGCATCAACGGTTTGCGGGTTCAGGCGGGCGTGTACCCGGAACGGCTGCATCAGGCCATCGACGATGGCTGGCATACCGGCGACGAGCTGCCCGGCAGTAACGGGCTCGGACATGTAGGCGCGATGAAACTCATCTCCGACGGTTCGCTCAACACTCGTTCCGCCTATTGTTCGACGCCGTATTCCGGCATCGAACCCGAGACTTTCGGCACGATGAGCTACACGCCCGAACAGATCGAGTCCTATATGTTCGTGGCCGCGAAGCATGGTTTCGACATCGCCTGCCACGCCATCGGCGACGAGGCGAACACCATTGTGCTGGATTGCGCCGAACGCGCCGGCGCGCGTGGCTCCATCGAACATGCTCAGATGCTCAAACCCGTTGATATTCCTCGATTCGCCAAGCTGGGGCTTGCCGCGAGCATCCAGCCGCAGCATGCCATGGACGACCGGGACGTCATCACCCGTTTCTGGGGGCATCCGGCCGGCATCCCCTATGCGTTCAGGGCGTTGCATGATGCCGGGGCACGCCTGCTCATGGGATCCGATGCGCCGGTGGCGCCGCTCGACCCGTGGATGGCCATTTCCGCGGCGGTGTTCGGCACCGAAAACTCGAATCGTGAGCCGTTCCAGCCGGAACAGTGCCTTGATTTCGGCACGGCGTTGGCCTCGTCCACGCAGGTCGGGCGCGAACGGCTCAAAGCAGGCGACGCTGCTGACCTGGTGCTCTTGGATCGAGACCCCTCGACGGTGGGAACCCCAGAGGAGATGCGCGCAATGCCACGGCATGTGCAGGCCACCATGCTTGCAGGTCGGTGGACGTACCGGAAGTAG